The Acidobacteriota bacterium genome segment CTGCTGAGTATCCAGGGGTTGGGCGAGGTCTATGATCAAATTGTTGGACGGCCCGGCGCGCATATCCGTCAGATGAAAACGCTCCGCAATCTGCAAGAAGCCGGTGTTACTTTCCGAACCAACACGGTTCTGGCTCGTCAGGTGTTACCTCAGCTTCCATTTATTGCAGAGCTGGCGATTCAAACTGGAGCGCAAGTCGTGAATTTTCTTGCTTTTAACCCCTTTGATGACCAAAGTCTGGCGGGGAAACGGAGTATTGAAGGGGTTCCAAGGTACAGTGAGATCTTTGAATTTCTGAGTCCAGCGCTTGACCGACTCGAAGCTGCCGGTGTTGAGGCAAATGTTCGATACCTGCCATTGTGTGTCGCGCCGGAACGTCATCGAAAGGTCATGCACAACTTTCGGCAGATTCCATATGACCTGCACGAAAATGACTTTGCAAGCTGGTCCTGGACCGGGCTGTCTCCCCAACGTGAAACACACGCCGAACTCTCTCCGCCAATTGCATTTGGCCCACGGATCAAGACCGGGTATTTGCAACCGATTCTTCATCAAATCAAGAAATTACCTGCCGTGGAACGGGTTTTGAAAACCGCGAAGTCACAGGTTGAGCACCAGATGGCCAATCTGTATCAGACCGTCCATTCTTCTGAATCAATCGAGGATTTGTATCAACAGGACGCCCGACTTCGAGCCCAAGACCACTGTGGATATCGGTATGTTCCAGCCTGTGCCAGTTGCGACGTCAGATCAATTTGTGATGGGTTTCACGGGGACTACGCCGATCTGATGGGAGAAGCCGATGCCCACCCAATCAAACTTGGTCGTCAGGTCACGGATCCAATCCATTTTATCCAGGCTCAGGAGAAGTCAGTTCATCCCACCGATTTTGCCTGGCTCGAACAGGCCCAGATTTCACGACCGCCCCTCACTCAAAACATTGAGCGGTCAGGGCCCAGGGCAGAAGCGCCAGGATAAGGAGTTTAGGCTCGCAGGGCTGCCGTATAATAGCCGTGGTGCGAAGCCCACGGTCACGGCCAGAACGGGATCCAGGCCCTACAAGAGCATCGTTCAATGCCGACGGAAAGGATACAGGGTTTCTTAAGTACCTTACCGAAAATTTCCAGACATTTTGAACCACGAAACACACGACATACACGAAAAGAATCAAACACTTACCAAATCCAATATCTCAGGAAATTTATGACAAGGTACTTATACCATTTTGGGCTGAGGGTATCGGGCTAAAGGCTGAGGGAAATACATTTTCATCAGTAACTTAGCCTCTCAAAAATGCGATAGCTTCATTCCAAATTGGTATTATTCTGGCGCATATGATGAATCCCGGCTGGTTATTGCTCTGGTGAGTTGTTCTCCAAAATATCCAGAAAAACCCGAATCGTTTTGCCTTCGATGAGCGCCACATCATAGTTGCGACCACCTCCGAAGTTTCCATTGACAATTCTGGTATCGAGACTGGTTGAGGTGCTTTCATACCGAATGACCGGCACCCCATTGGCCAAAAGAATCCGATTGGTTGGGTTTGCTTCGTCCTGGGCCAGCACCAGCACTGACCCATTTCCAGCCTGTGGTGCCTGGGCAATTCCCAGGAGCTTGAAGTTTTCCGGAAGTGAAAATTCAGTTGAGGCCAGGTAGTTTCCGCTTCCATCGGTTGAATAAACCCGTACCCGGTCGTCTCCCAACACCAGCAGGTCAGTTCCATTGTAGACAAAATCCACCGTTCCAACCGCAGGGATCACATCGCGAGTGACGATTTCCGATTCAATCGGAGTCCCAAACGTCGTGGCTGAAGTCCGAGGGAACACCAGAAGTCGGCGCTGGTTGTCTCCATCTTCAGCAATGGCGATGACGTCAACCAGGTCATCCTGATTCACATCAAGCACTTTCAACCCTCGGAGCGGGGTTGAACTTGGAGCCGGAACCACAATCGGTGGGCCGAAGGTTCGGTCTGGCCTTTCGGCTCGAACGGTCAATTCCGTTCCGCCAGTTACTTTTAAGAAAGCATAAACCTGTGGGCCGAATTTCAAACGGATCGCTTCCAACGATACCAAGGTCTCGATCCAAATAAACGGTGACTGCTTGTTGAGGTTGGCCAACGGGTTGAGCCAAAATATCGAGTTCAAAATCTCGGGACGTATTGAACTGTCCAGATTCGGCACTGAGCGTCGCGCCAAACGGCATGTTGAACCGGGAATCAAAACTGAAGGAGCCGGTTCCGGAGCTGAAATAGATCCGACTGGCCTGGTCAGCAAATCCAATGAACAGGTCATCCGGCCCGTCCCCACCAAAATTCCAGGTGACCACCGACGTCACATCGGAGGGAAGCAAGGTGACTTTGGTTTGGGAAACGGTGATCAGGCCCAGATCGGTTGTGCCTCCACGAACCACCGACACCCAGGCGGAACGTCCCTGGTAGCCCTCGATTGGCTCCTCAACCCTGGCCGAAACTGCTTTTCCAAAGGGCAGGGTGGGCACACCGACAAACTCAAAGAAGCCGCCAGCATCGGTGACTGTGGTTTGGTTATCGCTGTGGAGCGTCACCTGGGCATTGGCGATACTGATTCCAACCGGGGTCACCACTCTTCCAGTCACGGTCGTCAATGGATCTGGCGCAATGGAAATCGTCACCGGTGCGGCTTCCCCGACATTCCCGGCGGAGTCAATTGCCCGGGCTTCAAACGTGAGTTGCGTTCCCGGCGCGGCATTGGGCACGGTGTAGGACAGTTGGAACGGCGCTTCGGTCAAATTCGCGGCAACCTGGCCGTTGACTTTGATTTCGACTCCGACCACGGCAATGTCATCGGTGGCGGAAACCGTAATCGGGAAAGTTTCGCCTCCCACAACCGTCAGGTCAGCCGTTGGCGATGTAATTTCGGCCTGCGGAGGCACGTCATTCCGATCTGTCTGGTTGTACTGGCTGATGATAAGTTGGGAATCTCCGGTTCGCTGGTTTTGATTGCCGTTGATCGCAGATGCTGTCAGGTAGGTAAACGACTCATCCACGGCAATTCCAGTTGCAAACCGGTAGCGGTTGATACCGCCGGGTACATCCAGGCGTGACGCTGGAACCACCCCAGCCAGGACCGCACGCGACTGGTTTTCAGGCACAACATACACTGGAATAAACCCGACTGAAAGCCCTCGACCAACCGCACTAAAGATCAAGTTTCCCTGGACTTCCAGATCGGAAAGAATCGTGAGTTCGAGCGGTGTCACCCCAGCGATTTGTGGAGACTCAGGGTCCTGGACATTGACTGAAAGCAGGCCATTCTCAAATGTTTCCGACGACCGTCCAGCAATCAGCGCGGTTGAGCCGAGGACCGCCACATCAAGATTGACCGGTCCGGTTGCCGCCGTCCCACGGAGTTGCGGCACCGCTGGATTGGACATATCAATCACCAGCAACCCACCATTTCGAACCGCCAGAAATGCCAGTTGGCGGCTGTCATCCACATCCACGGCATTGGCAAACTGGGTCGCTGGATCTGGGAGCGAGTACGTTCCCACTTCATACGGTGAGAACGGAGAGGCAATGTTGATGATCTTGAGACCGGTTTCACCGGCGGCGACATAGGCATAGTCACCTTTGACGACCAGGTCCACCGCATCTCGGAATGGAACTGTTGCGATCACCTGCGGATTGGTCGGATCGGAGATATTGACCACCGACAACCCACCTTCGGCACAGGCCAGGTAGGCAAAATCCCCAGCAATGCGAATATCATTGGCGCTTCCGTCCACATCTACGGCGCCAATCAGCTTCGGGCTGGCGGGCTGGCGGGCATCCACGATTTGTAATCCGGCAACCCCAGCCGCCACAAAGGCAAGCTGATTTTTGACTTCGACATTATTGGCCGAACCTGGAATCCGGATGTTGCCGACCAGCGATTCATTGAAATTGGTCACGGCGACCAGGGTATCCGAGACCAGAGTGGCATTCCGCACCCGAATGGTGGTCGACCCAGGGGCAACGCCAGCAATTTTCCCTGCCGTATCCACGGCGGCAACCGAAGGATTGAGGGACTGAAAACTGGTTGCTGGATGAGCGGTCAAATCAAGGGTTTCACCGGTGTCAAACGTGCCAATCACCGAAAGCTGAACCGGTTGTTGTGGCACAATCGTGCCGACGCTCAACCCAATCGAACGTGGTGTCACCGAGAGTGAAACCAGCCGTGGACCATTGTCCGGCGGGAAGCTCGCCGGGTCTTTCGGGTCGTAGCCAAGCTGGATTTCCGTGCCGTCGTCAATCCCATCCCCATCCGAATCAGCACTGTTCGGGTTGGTCCCAAGGGCCACTTCATCACCGTTGGTCAGACCATCGCCATCCGGGTCGGCATCAGCGTCGGATGGGTCGTTAGGATTGGTGCCGTTTTGGAGTTCGGCATCATCCGGCATCCCGTCATGGTCGGAGTCCACGCTAAAGATAAATGGTCCGGCATTGACTGATCCCCAGGGAATGAGGGCAACGGTGGCTGTCCGGCCTGTAATTGTAGGTTGAGGTGAATTTTGCGGGAAGACCACAACTGTTGGGATAAAAACCAGGAACGTAATGAGATAAAGTCCTATTGCTTTCCGCTGAAATAATTTCTGATCGTTTTGTTGAGTCATTGATCTTCACCACTTTTCTTGTTTTTAGGAAAAACTGGTTGCAAGTTTTTCTCTCCTCCTAATCGAGAGAAAATCAACTTCCTGAGGCTAAATTCTTGTTGTTCATTCCGACTAGAAGGGCATCTTTTCAATCTTGGACAAATACTTCAATTGGTTTTAACCGATTGACAATATAGGCTTTGCTCTGACTTCAAAACTCGCAACCAATTCAAAGACAAGTTGGCTCTTTGGTATTTGCCGTGACAATTGGCATTTTGATTAAGATTCGAACCGGTAAATTCTTTAGAATCAATAGAGGCAGTTCAACCCAGATCCAAGATCAATCTGATTAGATGTCGTTTCATTGATATTTCCAGTGCTACGTTTAAACAAAATCTTACCTGGATGTTTTAGATCGTTCCCACCCCTTACTAATGAATGTCTTAATTTCCAATTATTACCCCTTGGCGTTGAACACATTGAACCATCTGGCGCTTCACCAAACGGCCTATTCCCTCCTATATTTACTCTGACAAATTCTCTGAAATCATACTCAACTATTCGACTATATCTATAACTTTCTAAGTTTTCTTGTGGCCCACCACCTGGTGCATCAATACTATAAATATAGTCTAGCACGCTAACATCTGACTCAGCGTGGTTATGAGGATCGTCATTTGGTGTTTCTATGTATGTTGGACACGTGGTAGCAGGAATGCTAGTTGTGTCAGGATACTTTTTACCTTTACTTTCATTCACAGTCACATCTGTTCCACAAGCTTGTCTTGAAACATCAAATATCACTATCTTTTTATTGTGGTATTCCCATATCCCTTGCGGAAATAGCTTCGCACGAAAGACTATTACATTATTAAAAGTTTTGTCAGGGTTAGGCACAGGGTTTGCGCCTTTATAGTTTAATATATTAAGACCTGCTGATAAAATACCATTTTCTCTTATTATTTTCCCAACATTTGAAAGATTAATAAAT includes the following:
- a CDS encoding radical SAM protein, yielding MTQTQSGLHQEIFETALALATPTGAVNQPKFVKTFTRALNRRGIMWLGQTCNLRCHFCYYLDRIENPQHPEHGFMSLDKNRRICDTLVEVYHNTSVDIQGGEPTLMRELPNLIRHCSAIGLDATVITNAQVLEHRKIVDQYQEAGIRDFLLSIQGLGEVYDQIVGRPGAHIRQMKTLRNLQEAGVTFRTNTVLARQVLPQLPFIAELAIQTGAQVVNFLAFNPFDDQSLAGKRSIEGVPRYSEIFEFLSPALDRLEAAGVEANVRYLPLCVAPERHRKVMHNFRQIPYDLHENDFASWSWTGLSPQRETHAELSPPIAFGPRIKTGYLQPILHQIKKLPAVERVLKTAKSQVEHQMANLYQTVHSSESIEDLYQQDARLRAQDHCGYRYVPACASCDVRSICDGFHGDYADLMGEADAHPIKLGRQVTDPIHFIQAQEKSVHPTDFAWLEQAQISRPPLTQNIERSGPRAEAPG